The Cyclobacteriaceae bacterium DNA segment GTGGATTTCCTTCTTTGGTAACCAGATCTTTTTGATAGAATACCTCCAGGCAGTTATTACACGCCTTTGAAATTTTATCAAACTCAGCCTTTATCCACCTCCGTGCCGCACCAATGCCTCGGGTGTTGGAAACGGTATCCGAAAACGTATTGCGTGTGCCAAAGTTGGCCAGTATGCGGATGTCGTTTTCCAACCGTTCAGCCGATACCGCGTTGATGATGTCGTATATCCGTAAATCAGCTTGGGGCGGAACAGTTTGTTGAGCAAACGAAAAGGTGGTGATCAGCAGGAGTATGTAAATCAGGTAACGCATAGTTGTAATGTTAGATTTCAGGTGTGGAAATGTAGGAAAGAAAGAGATAAGGCCATCGCAGATTGATATAAAACTAATTTTGTTAAGGATGGATGGTTTTTCATGCGTGCACTGAATAAAAAATCGTTTTAACAATTCGCGATAATGTCTATATTAAACGCATAAACCTGAATCCTATGAATACTGAAGCCTCACGCAGACTATTTCTTCGCAACCTCGGACTGGCCGCTGCTGGCGCAGCAATTATTCCGTCATGGTTGTCATCTTGTTCGCACAAATCTGAAAATTCTTCTGGTATGTTTTTCAAAATATCGCTTGCTGAATGGTCGCTGCATAAAGCGCTCTTCGCTAATGAATTCACCAACCTTGATTTTCCGTTAATTGCCAAACGTGATTATGGTATTGATGCGATTGAGTACGTAAATGCTTTCTTTAAGGATAAGGCACAGGACCAGGCTTACCTGACTGACCTTAAGCAACGTTGTGCTGATAATGGCGTAACCAGTTTGTTAATTATGTGTGATGGCGAAGGCTACCTCGGTGACCTGGATGAAGCCAAACGTGCCGAAGCAGTTGATAACCATAAGAAGTGGGTTGAGGCAGCGAAGTTTTTAGGCTGTCATTCCATTCGGGTGAATGCCTTTGGTGTTGGAGAACGGGAAGAAGTAGCCGCAGCGGCAACCGATGGACTTGCTTCGTTATCAGCGTTTGCAAAAGATTTTAACATCAACGTGATTGTTGAAAATCACGGCAGCTATTCTTCAGACGGACAATGGCTTTCATCTGTAATCAAAAATACAGGTATGAACAATTGCGGTACATTACCGGATTTTGGAAACTTTTGTGTAAAGCGTGCCGATGGTTCAGAATGGGGATCGGAATGTGTGGAGTGGTACGACCGGTACAAGGGCGTTGAAGAGATGATGCCTTTTGCCAAGGGCGTAAGCGCCAAGAGTTACGACTTTGATGAACAGGGTAACTGCATCGAAACCGACTATGCAAAAATGCTTTCGATTGTTAAGGATTCCGGCTACACCGGTTATATCGGAATTGAATATGAAGGGGGCAAGCTTTCTGAACCTGACGGAATAAAGGCCACTAAAGCATTGCTGGAACGAATGGGAAGTTCGTTGTAACTGACTTTTGTCATTTCGTTTGCGATTTTACCGGCTTCCGGTTTACCTTCGCAACATCTAATTCAGGTGTTGCGTGCAAACTCTTGTTGTTGATTCCAAGCCACTGGCAGATGCCTTTTTGCAGGTACATGTGTGGTGTAACCGCAATAATCCGGATTGGATTCAACCGCTGAATAAGGACATTGAGTTAGTCTTTGATCCGAAAACCAACAAGGCATTTCGTCATGGCGAAGTTATTCGCTGGCTGCTCCAGCGCGATGATGGTTCATACATCGGCAGAATTGCAGCGTTTGTTAACAAGAAATATTCCAACAAGGGAGATAAAGGCCCGATAGGTGGCATTGGTTTTTTTGATTGCATCGATGGTCAATCGGCAGCCAATATGTTATTTGATACGGCACGTTCATGGTTGACAACAAAAGGTGTTAAGGCTATGGATGGCCCAATCAACTTTGGTGAACGCGATCGTTGGTGGGGCTTGTTGGTGGAAGGATTTCATCCGCCCTTGTACGGTATGAATTACAATCCACCATATTATCAAAAGTTGTTTGAGCAATACGGCTTTCAGCTTTTCTACAACCAGATTTGCTGGCATTTACCGGTAGCCGGAGAGAAGACGCAACTTCAACCGAAGTTTTATGAAGCACATGCGATCTTTTCTGGCAAGCCTGAGTTTAAAGCGGTGCAGGTTCGCAAGAAAAACCTGGATAAGTATGCCCGCGATTTTGTTACCGTGTACAACAAGGCTTGGGCCAAGCACGAAGGCAATAAGGAAATGTCGAACGATCAGGCAATAAAACTTTTTCGTTCCATGAAACCGGTAATGGATGAAACCATCGCCTGGTTTGTGTACCATAATGAAAATCCCATTGCCATGTGGATCAATATTCCCGACCTGAACCAGGTGTTCCGGCACATGCACGGAAAATTTGGCTGGTGGGAAAAGTTGAAATTTATCTATTATCTCAAGCGCGGGGTATGTGACCGGTTTGTTGGTTTGATTTATGGTATCGTGCCTGAGTTTCAAGGCACTGGCGTGGATTACTTCATGATTGTAGAAGCGGAGAAAGTGATCAAACAACACGGCCGCTACAAAACAGTTGAATTGTTATGGCAGGGCGACTTCAATCCAAAGATGTTGAACATTTCTAAAAACCTGGGAGGGTTACAAAGTCGCAGGTTAATAACCTACCGATATAATTTTGATGGTTCACCGGTTGAGCGACATCCCATAATTGTTTGATTTTAAGACGGCACCTCAGCCACACACTCAATTTCTACCAAGGCATCTTTTGGTAAGCGACTTACTTCAACGGTGGTGCGAGCCGGTTTATGATCACCAAAAAAGGTTTCATAGGCTTTGTTCATTTTTTCAAAGTCGGCAAAGTTTTTTAAGAACACCGAAGTTTTAATGATATGCGAGCGGTTGCAACCTTCGGCTTTCAGAACGGTTTCAAGATTGCTCAACACCAGGTTGGTTTGCTCCGTTACGGTGGCACCTTCAATCAGTATGGTTTGTGGATTGAGTGGTGTTTGGCCGGAACAGAAAATCAGGTTGCCGCTACGAATGGCATGACTGTAAGGGCCAATGGCTTTGGGTGCGTGTTCGGTAAAGATCTTTTTCATATAGTTATTGATTTTATTTTAATTCTTCACGCAAATGTGCTAAGAACGCAAAGTATGATGATTATATATAATCAAATGCAGATGCATAAAGCGGCAATGATTTTAAGATTTTTATTTCCTCTTCATTCATGTTTTGATAGGAAGTCATGATGTACACCCCGGAATCTTTTACAAAAGAATTCAGCAAGCCAAGTTTGCCGTAATTCAGGATGGTCTTACGGTGCGGACAATTTTCACCCATCCAGAAAAGTGCCGAGTTTATTTTTTCGCGATGGAGTAATCCTTCAAACAAACGTAGAAGTGTTTTCTCATGGCCGGGTTTGAAATACAAGCCTTCAAGTGCAAGAAACTCAAACCGTTTTGGGTTGAATAGTTTGTTGATCAGCGGTAAACGCGGCAGTACGTTCATGATAATTTTGCCCATGAGCCCCGGCATTTTATTAATCGCCCAATGTACACGGTGGTATTGGCAGCCTGCTACAATTTCGCCCTGTTCTCGAATTATAAAATAATTATCTTTTAAGAATAGATAATCTGTATGTACCAGTGAATGATGTTTGTATTGATCATGAATCAGGTCGAGCATTTGACTTTGCTCTTCGGGTTTTAAGCGAACTACATCGGGTTGAGCTTTAGGGTAGAAGCGACTGAACGCATTCACACAAAGCAAGCCGAGTTTTTCATAGCCTGCATTTTCAACCACACGGTAGGAGCGAAGATTTCCCTTTTCCAGGCAACCCACATAAATGGTTTTTTCCCTTTCTTCCTGTTGCACCACCTCCATCACTTTACCTGCATAATACTTCATTAGCTTTTTACCCTGAATGGCAGCTGAAGCCGCAAAATACCGGATTATGTAGGAGTTGAAGGGTTGATTGTTTACACGGGGGTGTGTATGACAGAATACGGCAGTTCCGACAATGGTATTATCCTGTTCAATGGCATACAGGTAAGGATCTTTCAGTAGGCGGATAAGTTCATTGGAGTTTTTGCGCTCATACACCATGCCGGCACTTCCCCAGTTGGTGCGTTCAAAAAATGCAATGCCGGTTTCCGGAATGCCGTGGTATTTCCAGATGGTGAGATCGTTTTCCTGAAGGACAAGCTCGCGGTGCATGGATACTGAATGATGAAGCAATATAGAAATTAGAAATTGGGGCGAATTAAAAAGCCGCCCCGAATTTCAGGGCGGCTTCACCAACCTTAACCAGAACCCATCAGATGAAGATGATCTGTGTGCCTTCGCCTTCGGCCAACGCATACATATCACCCACCGTGATGATGCCTTTTACTTCATCCACAAAATCTTCTTTCTTGAGGTGGAACATATCGGCAGCCAGCTTGCAGGCATAAATCTCACCACCACCCGCTTCAATCATTTGAATAAATTCAGTGACATGCGGGATGTCAAGTTTGTCCATTTCCTTTTTCATCATATAGGATGCGAACGCTTCAAACCCTGGTAAACCTGCAACCATAGTTGGCATGCCGGGCATAAAAGCCGGGTTACCCACCGTGGCTGTGTGCAAATTATCTGCATGTTTTTTTGTGATGGCCTCCAACCCAAAGAATGTGAAGAACATTTTTGCTTCCAATCCTTCCATCAACGCACCATTGGCCATGACCAGGGCCGCATATACGTCTTCCAGTTTTCCTTTGGAGCAGATGATCAATACTTTTTTCAGTTTGCCTTTATCTTTATTTACCGGAACGTCAGCTACTTTAGTTACGGGTTTCTCTAATACGTCTTGCATAAAAATTAATTTTGAAGGTTAATGATGTTACACGCAGCTTGCGGGTTTAGGTATACCTGCCAGTTTGCTTGAAATTTTAAGCGGTCCGCCCGGAAAGAGTTGATAGAATGTTTTGATGTCAACAATTCCGGAGTTGCCTAACTTACGAATACTTAGTTGTACACCTTCTCTTTGTTTTTCGCGAAGCCAGTTCAGGACTTCGAAATGTTTGGGTGTTAATTCAATGTTTACTTCAGCCGCCATTTCTTTGGCCAGCTCGGGGGTCCATTGATTCATGTCGGTCAGGTAGCCTTCTGCATTTACAGCTACCGCGGTTCCATTTAATGTTAAGGTTTCCATAAATATTGGTTTAATGTTGGTAATAGTTATTCTGTAATTTTTCCTGCCATCGACATATTGGTGCTTACCGGAAGTTTTTTACCAGTTAACAGCATGTGCCAGTAAATCCACCGAAAGGCAAGCTTACCGAGGTGGTTAGCACGGTTTACTTTCAATAATCCCATCGGGCCGAAGCCGGCAAATGGAAATTTTCCGGGTAGGGGTTCGGTATCGTAGTTGAAATCAATAAGGGTTCCTTTTCCATATCCGGTTTCAATAAAGCAGTTGGCGTGCCCGTCAAATTTTGCTTCCAACGGTTGGCCATTGATGTAGCTCAAAATATTCTCCAGCAAAATTTCCGCTTCAAAATGTGCCACAGAGCCTGCTTTTGAAGTGGGTAGGTTAGTCGCATCACCAATCACGAAAATATTTTCGCGTTTTTTAGATTGAAGGGTATGTTTATCCGTTGGGATAAAATTAAGTCCATCTTCATCACCCATTTTACTGGCCTCTACAACCTGATCGCCTTTGTTTACAGGAACAGAGATGAGTAAATCAAAAGGAACTTCATGTTCGTCATAGGAAATCAAAACCTTGCGGTCATTATCCACGCGTTGCAGATAAAAATCCGGAACAACGTTGATTTTCTTTTCTGCCATCAGGTTGTTGAGCAGTGCCGTTGTTTTTGGTTTTGTAAATGCTCCCGAAAGTGGGGTAACATAAGTGATGTTCACCTTATCGCGTATGCCTTTTTCAGTGAAATAGGCATCGGCCAGGAAGGTAAATTCCAGCGGTGCTACCGGGCATTTAATGATGGTCTCGGCCAGGTTAATGACCAGGTTTCCACCTTGCCACGTTTCCAGTTTTTTAGCCAACCGGGTGGTGCCTTCGTAAGTATAAAAGTCGAAAATATCTGTATACCACAATTTATCTTTTAGCCCTTCTGTTTCTTCGGGTACAGGTGTCGTTCCGGTAGCAATAATCAATATGTCGTACGGAATCATGCTACCATCTTGCATAATCACCAGGTTGCTTTCGGCTTTAATTTTGGCGGCTTCGTTGATTCTGAAGTCCACACCTTCTGGTAAAAACTTCCGTTTAGGCTTCACTACATCTTCGGGCTTGTAAATGCCGAATGGAATGAAAAGAAATCCGGGTTGGTAGTAATGCGCTTCGTCTTTATCGATGATCGTAATGCGCCATAAATCTTTATTCAGATTTTTATACAGCTTGTTGGCCATCATGGTACCTGCTGTACCGGCTCCGAGAATGAGTATGTTTTTCATAATGGTTCTGCTGATTGGTTAATCGAAAGTAGAACCGCCTGTACATCTATGTAATGACTGCGCTCACATTGTGCTGTGATTTTAATCATAGAGCACTGATGCTCTGTAACTTAAGTCACACAAGAAGGCAGGCTTCACGTGCGGCATTATGGAAGAATGGATGTTGATTCCAATAGCTTCAGCTTCTGGTAGTAGCGGGTTTAATAACCTGATCATTATTGTATATTCGTAGCTACAAAATGTTTTATTTATGAGTCGTGACGCGTTTGTTGAAGCCATTAAAAAGTCATACGGATTTACCAGCTCTTCCATTTTTCTGGGAGCCGGAATTTATCAACAGGAAATAGTGGCGGATGCCCGCGTGAACCTGCCGTTAAAAATGATGACGCGACACGGGTTGGTTACCGGGGCAACCGGCTCAGGAAAAACCAGAACCCTGCAACTGATTGCTGAACAACTTTCTGCTGCAGGCGTACCCGTGTTTATGCCCGATATGAAGGGCGATATTTCCGGATTGGCAAAAGCGGCTACACCGAATGATAAGTTGACTGAACGGGCAACAGCTATCGGCAGCACGTACCAACCAGCTTCCTTTCCGGTAGAGATTTATTCGCTCAGCGGCAAGCTTGGCGCACAAATGCGCGCCACGGTTACGGAGTTCGGACCTGTTTTGTTAAGCAAGATTCTTGAACTCAACGATACGCAGACTGGCGTACTCACCATGCTTTTCAAGTATGCGGATGATAAGGCTTTGCCGATTTTGGATTTCAATGATTTAAAGAAAGTATTGAACTACCTCACCGAAGGACCGGGTGCAGAAGAAATAAAAAGTGACTATGGAAAAATCAGTAGTTCAACAGCGGGAACCATTCTTCGAAAGATTGTAGCATTGGAACAGCAGGGTGTGCAGCACATTTTTGGTGAACGTTCGTTTGATGTTGAAGACCTGTTTGAGAAAGTGGATGGAAGAGGCGTGATCAGTTTATTGAATGTTTCGGATGTACAACATCAGCCAGCTGTTTTTTCTACGTTCATGTTGGCGTTGCTGGCAGAAATTTATCAGACCCTTCCGGAAGCAGGTGATCTGGATAAGCCGAGATTGGTTTTCTTTTTAGATGAGGCTCATTTGTTGTTTAAGGATGCGCCTAAAGCTTTTCTGGATCAGATCGATCAGGTTATCCGCTTAATTCGTTCAAAGGGTGTGGGTATCTTTTTCTGTACACAATTAACACAGGATGTTCCACAAAATGTGTTATCACAACTGGGTAATCGCGTGCACCATGTTATCCGTGCATTCACTCCCAATGATGTCAAGGCACTTCGCGAAACCATCAAAACGTTTCCAAGGTCGGATTTCTATGACATGGAACAACAATTTACCCAACTGGGTACGGGGCAGGCGTTTATTACGGTGCTTAATGAAAAGGGTATTCCTACAGAAACAGTGGTAACACATTTGGGGCCTCCGGCTTCGGTGATGGGCCCATTATCCGAGCAGGAATATCAGCAGGTACTTAGCAACTCCGATATGTACCGGAAATACAAAGATCCGATTGACCCACAAAGTGCGCACGAATTGCTGGAGGCGCGAATGAAGCAATATGAGGAACAACAACAGGAAACGGTGAAGCAACCTCGTACAACCACCACCACGCGACAAACTTCCACGGGCCGGGCAACGCGAAAGGAAAAATCTACGTTTGATCAGGTGGTTGGTTCACCGATGGCCAGGCAGATAGGGAGAGAGTTGGTACGTGGGGTATTTGGTGTGTTGTTTGGAACATCAACCCGCAGGTCAAAGAGAGGATTATTTTAAAATAAAATAAATGCCATGCCCATATTATTGATCATAGTCGTCCTCTATGTGTTTGTTTATCCCGAGCAGGAGGTGCCCTATAAGTCAAGTGAGGAATTTTCGGTTCGACTTGACATGAAGTTTATGCAACGCCCTGCTGTTGATCCGGGCACGGTAAAGGTGGATGAAACCCGTGCAGAGTATCTCAAACGAATCAGCACCGATCCGCTTCCGCACATGACCTTATACTTACTGGTTAAGGAAGCAGCTGCCAATGAAGTGCGTATGAAAATTATGCGGGATGGAAAGACCGTAGCAAGTAATCGGAAGTTTACTATTGGGAAAGAAATTAAACTTGATGTGGGATTCACGGATGATGCCAAAGACAAGATTTCTGGTTACGAACATATTGTGTATTTTCTTTCTGATGATAAAAAGGAGGTGAGCCGCATCATCATCACCATCGATGAAAATGGCGATTACTTTATCAACGGTCAGAAACGTGGCAGGGTGTAGCAGTCGTTAACCCTGATCATTTACCGCTTAGCCCGTCATTCACCTGCATCATGTAAGTCTGTATTTTTTGCGTAACCTTACCTGAATTTTTATGTTTATTAGCACAAAATTCCGGCATTGCATGATTCGTTTTGTACCCCTGTTTCTATTCGTATCATTCTTTACTTTCGGTCAGTCTGATCAGCCCAGCGCGGCTGAAATTAAGCTGGCTTTGAAGAAACTAAATTTTCTTGGATCGGCCCTGTACGTGGCGGCTCATCCGGATGATGAGAACACACGCGTGATTGCCTATCTCGCCAACGAGCGTTTGGCGGCCACCGCTTACCTCTCCATGACGCGTGGCGATGGGGGGCAAAACCTCATCGGCCCTGAGATGCGCGATCTGTTGGGACTTATCCGAACACAGGAGTTGATAACTGCCCGAAAGATTGATGGTGGCGAACAATTTTTTACCCGAGCGAATGATTTTGGTTACTCCAAGTCTGCTGAAGAAACATTTGACATCTGGAATAAAGATGAAATTCTTTCGGATGTAGTTCGGGTTTACCGGTCTTTTCAGCCGGATGTTATCCTCACGCGTTTTCCTCCCGATGAACGTGCCGGTCATGGTCACCATACGGCATCAGCCATGTTGGCCATTGAAGCGTTTGATGTGGCGGGCAAGTCAACGGTGTATCCCAATCAATTAAAAACATTCAATACCTGGCAGCCGAAGAGATTGTATGTAAATACAGGCCGTTGGTGGAATGAATCCATAAACGAAAATACTCCGGGCGTTACCGCGTTGAATGTGGGTGGCTATAATACGCTATTGGGTGAATCGTATTCAGAAATGGCAGCCACCAGTCGAACGCAGCACAAGAGCCAGGGCTTTGGTTCTTCCGGAAGACGCGGTGATGCACAGGAATTTTTTGAACTCACGCGCGGTGACGCAGCCAAAGACATTTTTGACGGAGTTAATACCACGTGGAGTCGCGTAAAGGGTGGAGAAAAAGTTCAGCCTCTTGTCGACAAGGCGATTAAAGAGTTTGATCTGGAAATGCCGTACTTAAGTATTCCTTTATTAGTTCAGATTCGAAATGCAATCAGGCAGGTTGAGCCAGGCATTTGGCGTGAGCGCAAACTTCAGGAAACAGATCAATTGATTAAGGACTGTCTGGGATTCTATGCAGAAGTTTCGGCTGGTAATTTTTATGGTTCACCGGGCGAACCCGTTGTGCTGAATTATGAGCTAATCAACCGATCCGCATTTCCGGTTACATTGAAAAAAATTGTGTGTGTTGATGTAAAACTCGACACGCTTTTTCAGCAACCGCTTCAGAATAATATTCCTGTATCCTTTCGGATTCAAAAGAAAATCAATTCAGCCAAAAACTATTCTGATCCATACTGGCTGCGTGAACCACATTCAATTGGTTTGTTTGAGGTGCCGGATGAACGCTTAATCGGAAAACCCGAGAATGATCCGGCACTGACTATGGTGGTTGATTTATTGGTTGATAAGGAATTGATTTCCGTTCGCGTTCCGGTTGTTTATAAGTGGACTGATCCGGTGAAAGGCGAACAAACCCGTCCGTTTGAAATTGTGCCGCCAGTATTTGTAAACCTTTCTGATCCGGTTTTGGTGTTCAGTGATGCCAGTCCGAAAACCATAAACGTTCAAATTAAATCCGCAGTTAATCAGGGAATAACCGGAACACTTAAACTCAATGTTCCAGCAGGATGGAAAACAGAACCACCTGCAGCCTCTTTAACAATATCTAATCGGGGAGAAGAAATAACACAGGCTTTTGTAATTTACCCGGGTAACGAAGAAGTAACGGGCACGCTATCAGCCTCATTCACTGTGGGTGATAAAACGTTTAATCAATCTCTTCAGACTATTAGTTATGACCACATTCCTGTTCAAACACTTTTGCCGAAGGCTGAAGCAAAGGTTGTGCGCATTAACCTGAAGCGTGAAGGTAGTACCATAGGTTACATTCCCGGTGCAGGCGATGATATACCAGTAGCGTTGCGCACCATGGGATATGAAGTTGTGGAGTTGAAGAACGGAGATGTTAATCATGAAAACCTGAAACGCATGGATGCGGTTGTTCTTGGCGTGCGCGCCATCAATACCAATGACCGGCTTCGTTTCTTAATGCCCGCCTTGTTGGAATATGTTAAACAGGGCGGAACGCTTGTGGTGCAGTATAACACCACGGTTGATTTAGGTACAACCTTCACACCCTATACGCTAAAACTTTCACGTGATCGGGTAACGGATGAAAACTCAGAAGTTCGTTTTTTAAAACCCGATCATCCGGTGTTGAATTATCCGAACAAGATCACCGCAGCCGATTTTGAAAACTGGGTGCAGGAGCGTGGTTTGTATTTTCCCAATACCTGGACAAACGACTTCGAAGCCATCTTATCCATGAATGATAAAGGGGAGGATCCAAAAGAGGGTAGTCTGCTCGTAGCAAAATACGGCAATGGATATTATGTATACACGGGTTTATCCTTTTTTCGCGAGTTGCCTGAAGGTGTAGCAGGCGCTTATAAACTATTTGCTAATTTAGTTTCGCTTGAAAAACAACAACCGTTGCAAGGAGCAATTCCAAAAAAGAATGTCAAGAAATCAAAACAAAAGTGAAGCATAAGCCTGAAACTTCGATAGACGAAAAGCCACCTGTTTTTAAAAGCTGGTCGGGGTGGTATGCATTGCTGCTCGGTGCATTGCTGTTTCAAATCGTTTTGTATCTCTGGTTAACCCTGTTGTTTTCATGAGCCTGATTGATTGGATTGTTCTTTTTGGTGTTATCCTGATTATTGTTTCGTACGGAGTATGGAAAACCCGTGGTAACAAAACCATGGAGAGCTACCTGAAGGGAGACGGATCACTCAAATGGTGGATGATTGGTATTTCCATTATGGCCACACAAGCCAGTGCCATTACTTTTTTATCTACACCCGGGCAGGCCATAGAAGACGGCATGCGGTTTTTGCAATTCTATTTTGGTTTGCCGCTGGCGATGATCATCATCTCCGTAACCTTTGTTCCCATTTATTACAAGCTCAATGTTCTCACCGCTTACGAGTACCTGGAGTCGCGCTTCGACTTAAAAACACGGTCGCTAACAGCCGGGTTGTTTTTGTTGTTACGCGGACTATCTGCCGGCATTACCATCTTTGCGCCATCGTTGGTGTTATCAACCATTTTGGGTTGGCCGATCACCGCCACCACATTGCTCATCGGGGTAATGGTGATTGTTTATAGTGTGTCGGGCGGATCGCGGGCGGTGAGCTTAACGCAGCGCATGCAGCTTTCTGTTGTGATGGGCGGAATGATTTTGGCCGGAATTCTGGCCTTTACCATGTTACCCGATTCTATTTCGTTTTCCGATACCGTACAGATTGCAGGTGAGTTGGGAAAGTTGAACCTGGTTGAATTAGAGTTTAACATTAATGACCGGTATAACATCTGGTCGGGGTTGATTGCCGGTACGTTTTTATTTCTCTCTTATTTCGGCACAGACCAATCGCAAGTGGGTCGATATCTTGGCGGTAAATCTATAGCCGAAAGCAGGTTGGGGTTGATGTTCAATGGCTTGTTGAAAATCCCCATGCAGTTCATCATTCTGTTTATCGGGGTTTTGGTGTTTGTATTTTACCTGTTTCATCAACCCCCGG contains these protein-coding regions:
- a CDS encoding sugar phosphate isomerase/epimerase family protein; this encodes MNTEASRRLFLRNLGLAAAGAAIIPSWLSSCSHKSENSSGMFFKISLAEWSLHKALFANEFTNLDFPLIAKRDYGIDAIEYVNAFFKDKAQDQAYLTDLKQRCADNGVTSLLIMCDGEGYLGDLDEAKRAEAVDNHKKWVEAAKFLGCHSIRVNAFGVGEREEVAAAATDGLASLSAFAKDFNINVIVENHGSYSSDGQWLSSVIKNTGMNNCGTLPDFGNFCVKRADGSEWGSECVEWYDRYKGVEEMMPFAKGVSAKSYDFDEQGNCIETDYAKMLSIVKDSGYTGYIGIEYEGGKLSEPDGIKATKALLERMGSSL
- a CDS encoding RidA family protein — translated: MKKIFTEHAPKAIGPYSHAIRSGNLIFCSGQTPLNPQTILIEGATVTEQTNLVLSNLETVLKAEGCNRSHIIKTSVFLKNFADFEKMNKAYETFFGDHKPARTTVEVSRLPKDALVEIECVAEVPS
- a CDS encoding GNAT family protein, with product MHRELVLQENDLTIWKYHGIPETGIAFFERTNWGSAGMVYERKNSNELIRLLKDPYLYAIEQDNTIVGTAVFCHTHPRVNNQPFNSYIIRYFAASAAIQGKKLMKYYAGKVMEVVQQEEREKTIYVGCLEKGNLRSYRVVENAGYEKLGLLCVNAFSRFYPKAQPDVVRLKPEEQSQMLDLIHDQYKHHSLVHTDYLFLKDNYFIIREQGEIVAGCQYHRVHWAINKMPGLMGKIIMNVLPRLPLINKLFNPKRFEFLALEGLYFKPGHEKTLLRLFEGLLHREKINSALFWMGENCPHRKTILNYGKLGLLNSFVKDSGVYIMTSYQNMNEEEIKILKSLPLYASAFDYI
- a CDS encoding DsrE/DsrF/DrsH-like family protein, whose translation is MQDVLEKPVTKVADVPVNKDKGKLKKVLIICSKGKLEDVYAALVMANGALMEGLEAKMFFTFFGLEAITKKHADNLHTATVGNPAFMPGMPTMVAGLPGFEAFASYMMKKEMDKLDIPHVTEFIQMIEAGGGEIYACKLAADMFHLKKEDFVDEVKGIITVGDMYALAEGEGTQIIFI
- a CDS encoding TusE/DsrC/DsvC family sulfur relay protein, with product METLTLNGTAVAVNAEGYLTDMNQWTPELAKEMAAEVNIELTPKHFEVLNWLREKQREGVQLSIRKLGNSGIVDIKTFYQLFPGGPLKISSKLAGIPKPASCV
- a CDS encoding FAD/NAD(P)-binding oxidoreductase, encoding MKNILILGAGTAGTMMANKLYKNLNKDLWRITIIDKDEAHYYQPGFLFIPFGIYKPEDVVKPKRKFLPEGVDFRINEAAKIKAESNLVIMQDGSMIPYDILIIATGTTPVPEETEGLKDKLWYTDIFDFYTYEGTTRLAKKLETWQGGNLVINLAETIIKCPVAPLEFTFLADAYFTEKGIRDKVNITYVTPLSGAFTKPKTTALLNNLMAEKKINVVPDFYLQRVDNDRKVLISYDEHEVPFDLLISVPVNKGDQVVEASKMGDEDGLNFIPTDKHTLQSKKRENIFVIGDATNLPTSKAGSVAHFEAEILLENILSYINGQPLEAKFDGHANCFIETGYGKGTLIDFNYDTEPLPGKFPFAGFGPMGLLKVNRANHLGKLAFRWIYWHMLLTGKKLPVSTNMSMAGKITE
- a CDS encoding DUF853 family protein, coding for MSRDAFVEAIKKSYGFTSSSIFLGAGIYQQEIVADARVNLPLKMMTRHGLVTGATGSGKTRTLQLIAEQLSAAGVPVFMPDMKGDISGLAKAATPNDKLTERATAIGSTYQPASFPVEIYSLSGKLGAQMRATVTEFGPVLLSKILELNDTQTGVLTMLFKYADDKALPILDFNDLKKVLNYLTEGPGAEEIKSDYGKISSSTAGTILRKIVALEQQGVQHIFGERSFDVEDLFEKVDGRGVISLLNVSDVQHQPAVFSTFMLALLAEIYQTLPEAGDLDKPRLVFFLDEAHLLFKDAPKAFLDQIDQVIRLIRSKGVGIFFCTQLTQDVPQNVLSQLGNRVHHVIRAFTPNDVKALRETIKTFPRSDFYDMEQQFTQLGTGQAFITVLNEKGIPTETVVTHLGPPASVMGPLSEQEYQQVLSNSDMYRKYKDPIDPQSAHELLEARMKQYEEQQQETVKQPRTTTTTRQTSTGRATRKEKSTFDQVVGSPMARQIGRELVRGVFGVLFGTSTRRSKRGLF
- a CDS encoding PIG-L family deacetylase, whose translation is MIRFVPLFLFVSFFTFGQSDQPSAAEIKLALKKLNFLGSALYVAAHPDDENTRVIAYLANERLAATAYLSMTRGDGGQNLIGPEMRDLLGLIRTQELITARKIDGGEQFFTRANDFGYSKSAEETFDIWNKDEILSDVVRVYRSFQPDVILTRFPPDERAGHGHHTASAMLAIEAFDVAGKSTVYPNQLKTFNTWQPKRLYVNTGRWWNESINENTPGVTALNVGGYNTLLGESYSEMAATSRTQHKSQGFGSSGRRGDAQEFFELTRGDAAKDIFDGVNTTWSRVKGGEKVQPLVDKAIKEFDLEMPYLSIPLLVQIRNAIRQVEPGIWRERKLQETDQLIKDCLGFYAEVSAGNFYGSPGEPVVLNYELINRSAFPVTLKKIVCVDVKLDTLFQQPLQNNIPVSFRIQKKINSAKNYSDPYWLREPHSIGLFEVPDERLIGKPENDPALTMVVDLLVDKELISVRVPVVYKWTDPVKGEQTRPFEIVPPVFVNLSDPVLVFSDASPKTINVQIKSAVNQGITGTLKLNVPAGWKTEPPAASLTISNRGEEITQAFVIYPGNEEVTGTLSASFTVGDKTFNQSLQTISYDHIPVQTLLPKAEAKVVRINLKREGSTIGYIPGAGDDIPVALRTMGYEVVELKNGDVNHENLKRMDAVVLGVRAINTNDRLRFLMPALLEYVKQGGTLVVQYNTTVDLGTTFTPYTLKLSRDRVTDENSEVRFLKPDHPVLNYPNKITAADFENWVQERGLYFPNTWTNDFEAILSMNDKGEDPKEGSLLVAKYGNGYYVYTGLSFFRELPEGVAGAYKLFANLVSLEKQQPLQGAIPKKNVKKSKQK